The following coding sequences are from one Salvelinus alpinus unplaced genomic scaffold, SLU_Salpinus.1 scaffold_56, whole genome shotgun sequence window:
- the LOC139567147 gene encoding uncharacterized protein yields the protein MNWRRHFHPEKTLSPREDTFSQRRHFLPEKTFSPREDTFSQRRHFLPEKTHSPREDTFSQRRHIHPEKTHSPREDTFSQRRHSRTEEELNIADTCLQRHKMASKYITEIAISTSPEKEKELHGQGYQKTNVNLNQGNSSTTKVYIWFRNGSGEPITRVQFSFTDKMKEDLKKAGFTELPANLNSGTHGDVIQLWYHSGASPKYDNPIEDLFLTTDENKEAAQFKLGWERLPCNLNRGNPGDFITLWLKRKSETYICDVAATTSVQQHMNLFKEGYIRMDEDLNRGSGGNPIFLWYRQSTEMGGGITGMDASINHAQDSILQNAGFTVVNVNLNDGTSGQPVMVWFKKVGSLPIKALTVTSNNKDVCPYKEAGLILIDKNLNTGNNGMPLYLWYGK from the exons ATGAACTGG agaagacactttcacccagagaagacactttctcccagagaagacacattctcccagagaagacactttctcccagagaagacattttctcccagagaagacacgttctcccagagaagacactttctcccagagaagacacattctcccagagaagacacattctcccagagaagacacattcacccagagaagacacattctcccagagaagacacattctcccagagaagacactccAGAACAGAGGAAGAACTCAACATCGCAG ACACTTGTCTCCAACGACACAAAATGGcttctaaatacatcacagaaATTGCAATCTCCACTAGCCCTGAAAAGGAGAAAGAGCTTCATGGCCAAGGCTATCAAAAGACAAATGTCAACCTCAACCAAGGCAATTCATCCACCACTAAAGTTTACATCTGGTTCAGAAATGGCAGTGGTGAACCCATCACCAGAGTCCAGTTTTCATTCACTGATAAAATGAAAGAGGACCTGAAAAAAGCAGGGTTCACTGAGCTCCCAGCAAACCTCAACTCTGGAACACACGGAGACGTCATCCAGCTGTGGTACCATAGTGGTGCAAGCCCTAAGTACGACAATCCCATTGAAGATCTCTTCCTCACCACTGATGAGAACAAAGAGGCCGCTCAATTTAAGCTCGGCTGGGAAAGGCTACCTTGCAATCTGAACCGCGGTAACCCAGGAGATTTCATCACCCTCTGGttgaagagaaagagtgagaccTACATCTGTGACGTTGCTGCCACCACCTCAGTTCAACAACACATGAACCTTTTCAAAGAGGGCTACATCCGGATGGATGAAGATCTCAACAGAGGTTCTGGAGGAAACCCCATCTTCCTCTGGTACCGTCAATCCACTGAAATGGGCGGCGGGATCACCGGGATGGATGCATCCATCAACCATGCACAGGATTCCATCCTACAGAACGCTGGTTTCACCGTGGTGAATGTTAACCTCAATGATGGAACAAGCGGTCAGCCAGTGATGGTCTGGTTCAAGAAAGTTGGATCTCTCCCGATCAAGGCCTTGACCGTTACATCCAACAACAAGGATGTTTGTCCTTATAAGGAGGCCGGCTTGATCCTCATCGATAAAAATCTGAATACTGGCAACAATGGTATGCCCCTCTACCTCTGGTATGGCAAATAA
- the LOC139567148 gene encoding uncharacterized protein, which translates to MNWRRHFHPEKTLSPREDTFSQRRHFLPEKTFSPREDTFSQRRHFLPEKTHSPREDTFSQRRHIHPEKTHSPREDTFSQRRHSRTEEELNIADTCLQRHKMASKYITEIAISTSPEKEKELHGQGYQKTNVNLNQGNSSTTKVYIWFRNGSGEPITRVQFSFTDKMKEDLKKAGFTELPANLNSGTHGDVIQLWYHSGASPKYDIPIEDLFLTTDENKEAAQFKLGWERLPCNLNRGNPGDFITLWLKRKSETYICDVAATTSVQQHMNLFKEGYIRMDEDLNRGSGGNPIFLWYRQSTEMGGGITGMDASINHAQDSILQNAGFTVVNVNLNDGTSGQPVMVWFKKVGSLPIKALTVTSNNKDGCPYKEAGLILIDKNLNTGNNGMPLYLWYGK; encoded by the exons ATGAACTGG agaagacactttcacccagagaagacactttctcccagagaagacacattctcccagagaagacactttctcccagagaagacattttctcccagagaagacacgttctcccagagaagacactttctcccagagaagacacattctcccagagaagacacattctcccagagaagacacattcacccagagaagacacattctcccagagaagacacattctcccagagaagacactccAGAACAGAGGAAGAACTCAACATCGCAG ACACTTGTCTCCAACGACACAAAATGGcttctaaatacatcacagaaATTGCAATCTCCACTAGCCCTGAAAAGGAGAAAGAGCTTCATGGCCAAGGCTATCAAAAGACAAATGTCAACCTCAACCAAGGCAATTCATCCACCACTAAAGTTTACATCTGGTTCAGAAATGGCAGTGGTGAACCCATCACCAGAGTCCAGTTTTCATTCACTGATAAAATGAAAGAGGACCTGAAAAAAGCAGGGTTCACTGAGCTCCCAGCAAACCTCAACTCTGGAACACACGGAGACGTCATCCAGCTGTGGTACCATAGTGGTGCAAGCCCTAAGTACGACATTCCCATTGAAGATCTCTTCCTCACCACTGATGAGAACAAAGAGGCCGCTCAATTCAAGCTCGGCTGGGAAAGGCTACCTTGCAATCTGAACCGCGGTAACCCAGGAGATTTCATCACCCTCTGGttgaagagaaagagtgagaccTACATCTGTGACGTTGCTGCCACCACCTCAGTTCAACAACACATGAACCTTTTCAAAGAGGGCTACATCCGGATGGATGAAGATCTCAATAGAGGTTCTGGAGGAAACCCCATCTTCCTCTGGTACCGTCAATCCACTGAAATGGGCGGCGGGATCACCGGGATGGATGCATCCATCAACCATGCACAGGATTCCATCCTACAGAACGCTGGTTTCACCGTGGTGAATGTTAACCTCAATGATGGAACAAGCGGTCAGCCAGTGATGGTCTGGTTCAAGAAAGTTGGATCTCTCCCGATCAAGGCCTTGACCGTTACATCCAACAACAAGGATGGTTGTCCTTATAAGGAGGCCGGCTTGATCCTCATCGATAAAAATCTGAATACTGGCAACAATGGTATGCCCCTCTACCTCTGGTATGGCAAATAA
- the LOC139567149 gene encoding uncharacterized protein: MNWRRHFHPEKTLSAREDTFSQRRHFLPEKTHSTREDTFSQRRHILPEKTHSPREDTFSQRRHILPEKTHSPREDTFYQRRHFLPEKTHSPREDTFTQRRHSRTEEELNIADTCLQRHKMASKYITEIAISTSPEKEKELHGQGYQKTNVNLNQGNSSTTKVYIWFRNGSGEPITRVQFSFTDKMKEDLKKAGFTELPANLNSGTHGDVIQLWYHSGASPKYDNPIEDLFLTTDENKEAAQFKLGWERLPCNLNRGNPGDFITLWLKRKSETYICDVAATTSVQQHMNLFKEGYIRMDEDLNRGSGGNPIFLWYRQSTEMGGGITGMDASINHAQDSILQNAGFTVVNVNLNDGTSGQPVMVWFKKVGSLPIKALTVTSNNKDVCPYKEAGLILIDKNLNTGNNGMPLYLWYGK; this comes from the exons ATGAACTGG agaagacactttcacccagagaagacactttctgccagagaagacactttctcccagagaagacattttctcccagagaagacacattctaccagagaagacactttctcccagagaagacacattctcccagagaagacacattctcccagagaagacacattctcccagagaagacacattctcccagagaagacacattctcccagagaagacacattctaccagagaagacactttctcccagagaagacacattctcccagagaagacacattcacCCAGAGAAGACACTCCAGAACAGAGGAAGAACTCAACATCGCAG ACACTTGTCTCCAACGACACAAAATGGcttctaaatacatcacagaaATTGCAATCTCCACTAGCCCTGAAAAGGAGAAAGAGCTTCATGGCCAAGGCTATCAAAAGACAAATGTCAACCTCAACCAAGGCAATTCATCCACCACTAAAGTTTACATCTGGTTCAGAAATGGCAGTGGTGAACCCATCACCAGAGTCCAGTTTTCATTCACTGATAAAATGAAAGAGGACCTGAAAAAAGCAGGGTTCACTGAGCTCCCAGCAAACCTCAACTCTGGAACACACGGAGACGTCATCCAGCTGTGGTACCATAGTGGTGCAAGCCCTAAGTACGACAATCCCATTGAAGATCTCTTCCTCACCACTGATGAGAACAAAGAGGCCGCTCAATTCAAGCTCGGCTGGGAAAGGCTACCTTGCAATCTGAACCGCGGTAACCCAGGAGATTTCATCACCCTCTGGttgaagagaaagagtgagaccTACATCTGTGACGTTGCTGCCACCACCTCAGTTCAACAACACATGAACCTTTTCAAAGAGGGCTACATCCGGATGGATGAAGATCTCAACAGAGGTTCTGGAGGAAACCCCATCTTCCTCTGGTACCGTCAATCCACTGAAATGGGCGGCGGGATCACCGGGATGGATGCATCCATCAACCATGCACAGGATTCCATCCTACAGAACGCTGGTTTCACCGTGGTGAATGTTAACCTCAATGATGGAACAAGCGGTCAGCCAGTGATGGTCTGGTTCAAGAAAGTTGGATCTCTCCCGATCAAGGCCTTGACCGTTACATCCAACAACAAGGATGTTTGTCCTTATAAGGAGGCCGGCTTGATCCTCATCGATAAAAATCTGAATACTGGCAACAATGGTATGCCCCTCTACCTCTGGTATGGCAAATAA
- the LOC139567158 gene encoding uncharacterized protein: MASKYITEIAISTSPEKEKELHGQGYQKTNVNLNQGNSSTTKVYIWFRNGSGEPITRVQFSFTDKMKEDLKKAGFTELPANLNSGTHGDVIQLWYHSGASPKYDIPIEDLFLTTDENKEAAQFKLGWERLPCNLNRGNPGDFITLWLKRKSETYICDVAATTSVQQHMNLFKEGYIRMDEDLNRGSGGNPIFLWYRQSTEMGGGITGMDASINHAQDSILQNAGFTVVNVNLNDGTSGQPVMVWFKKVGSLPIKALTVTSNNKDVCPYKEAGLILIDKNLNTGNNGMPLYLWYGK; the protein is encoded by the coding sequence ATGGcttctaaatacatcacagaaATTGCAATCTCCACTAGCCCTGAAAAGGAGAAAGAGCTTCATGGCCAAGGCTATCAAAAGACAAATGTCAACCTCAACCAAGGCAATTCATCCACCACTAAAGTTTACATCTGGTTCAGAAATGGCAGTGGTGAACCCATCACCAGAGTCCAGTTTTCATTCACTGATAAAATGAAAGAGGACCTGAAAAAAGCAGGGTTCACTGAGCTCCCAGCAAACCTCAACTCTGGAACACACGGAGACGTCATCCAGCTGTGGTACCATAGTGGTGCAAGCCCTAAGTACGACATTCCCATTGAAGATCTCTTCCTCACCACTGATGAGAACAAAGAGGCCGCTCAATTCAAGCTCGGCTGGGAAAGGCTACCTTGCAATCTGAACCGCGGTAACCCAGGAGATTTCATCACCCTCTGGttgaagagaaagagtgagaccTACATCTGTGACGTTGCTGCCACCACCTCAGTTCAACAACACATGAACCTTTTCAAAGAGGGCTACATCCGGATGGATGAAGATCTCAACAGAGGTTCTGGAGGAAACCCCATCTTCCTCTGGTACCGTCAATCCACTGAAATGGGCGGCGGGATCACCGGGATGGATGCATCCATCAACCATGCACAGGATTCCATCCTACAGAACGCTGGTTTCACCGTGGTGAATGTTAACCTCAATGATGGAACAAGCGGTCAGCCAGTGATGGTCTGGTTCAAGAAAGTTGGATCTCTCCCGATCAAGGCCTTGACCGTTACATCCAACAACAAGGATGTTTGTCCTTATAAGGAGGCCGGCTTGATCCTCATCGATAAAAATCTGAATACTGGCAACAATGGTATGCCCCTCTACCTCTGGTATGGCAAATAA
- the LOC139567153 gene encoding uncharacterized protein has translation MASKYITEIAISTSPEKEKELHGQGYQKTNVNLNQGNSSTTKVYIWFRNGSGEPITRVQFSFTDKMKEDLKKAGFTELPANLNSGTHGDVIQLWYHSGASPKYDIPIEDLFLTTDENKEAAQFKLGWERLPCNLNRGNPGDFITLWLKRKSETYICDVAATTSVQQHMNLFKEGYIRMDEDLNRGSGGNPIFLWYRQSTEMGGGITGMDASINHAQDSILQNAGFTVVNVNLNDGTSGQPVMVWFKKVGSLPIKALTVTSNNKDGCPYKEAGLILIDKNLNTGNNGMPLYLWYGK, from the coding sequence ATGGcttctaaatacatcacagaaATTGCAATCTCCACTAGCCCTGAAAAGGAGAAAGAGCTTCATGGCCAAGGCTATCAAAAGACAAATGTCAACCTCAACCAAGGCAATTCATCCACCACTAAAGTTTACATCTGGTTCAGAAATGGCAGTGGTGAACCCATCACCAGAGTCCAGTTTTCATTCACTGATAAAATGAAAGAGGACCTGAAAAAAGCAGGGTTCACTGAGCTCCCAGCAAACCTCAACTCTGGAACACACGGAGACGTCATCCAGCTGTGGTACCATAGTGGTGCAAGCCCTAAGTACGACATTCCCATTGAAGATCTCTTCCTCACCACTGATGAGAACAAAGAGGCCGCTCAATTCAAGCTCGGCTGGGAAAGGCTACCTTGCAATCTGAACCGCGGTAACCCAGGAGATTTCATCACCCTCTGGttgaagagaaagagtgagaccTACATCTGTGACGTTGCTGCCACCACCTCAGTTCAACAACACATGAACCTTTTCAAAGAGGGCTACATCCGGATGGATGAAGATCTCAATAGAGGTTCTGGAGGAAACCCCATCTTCCTCTGGTACCGTCAATCCACTGAAATGGGCGGCGGGATCACCGGGATGGATGCATCCATCAACCATGCACAGGATTCCATCCTACAGAACGCTGGTTTCACCGTGGTGAATGTTAACCTCAATGATGGAACAAGCGGTCAGCCAGTGATGGTCTGGTTCAAGAAAGTTGGATCTCTCCCGATCAAGGCCTTGACCGTTACATCCAACAACAAGGATGGTTGTCCTTATAAGGAGGCCGGCTTGATCCTCATCGATAAAAATCTGAATACTGGCAACAATGGTATGCCCCTCTACCTCTGGTATGGCAAATAA